The following are encoded in a window of Solidesulfovibrio magneticus RS-1 genomic DNA:
- a CDS encoding ribonuclease HII encodes MTETAQGRLVAGVDEAGRGCLAGPVAAGAVILPEIYELPGLTDSKKLTPAKREALAPAIKAQALAWAVAFVWPGEIDRINILQATFAAMAKALAHLRLFPGLACIDGNKIIPEAYLGLLAGRLRQECVIGGDASVPAISAASILAKTARDRLLDLYDRRHPGYGFAAHKGYGVAVHLDALRRLGPCSIHRLTFRGVLPDKTPRQLGLPGL; translated from the coding sequence ATGACTGAAACCGCGCAAGGCCGGCTCGTGGCCGGCGTGGACGAGGCCGGGCGCGGTTGTCTGGCCGGACCGGTGGCCGCCGGCGCGGTCATCCTGCCCGAGATCTACGAGCTGCCGGGCCTGACCGATTCCAAGAAGCTCACCCCTGCCAAACGCGAGGCCCTGGCCCCGGCCATCAAGGCCCAAGCCCTGGCCTGGGCTGTGGCCTTTGTCTGGCCGGGCGAAATCGACCGCATCAACATCCTGCAAGCCACCTTCGCGGCCATGGCCAAGGCCCTGGCCCATTTGCGCCTGTTTCCCGGGCTGGCCTGCATCGACGGCAACAAGATTATTCCCGAGGCGTACCTGGGCCTTCTGGCCGGCCGCCTGCGCCAGGAATGCGTCATCGGCGGGGATGCCAGCGTCCCGGCCATATCCGCCGCCTCCATCCTGGCCAAGACCGCCCGCGACCGGCTTCTTGACCTCTACGACCGCCGCCATCCCGGTTACGGTTTCGCCGCCCACAAGGGCTACGGCGTGGCCGTCCATCTGGACGCCCTGCGCCGCCTGGGGCCTTGCTCCATCCACCGCCTGACCTTCCGGGGCGTGCTGCCGGACAAGACGCCGCGCCAGCTCGGCCTGCCGGGGCTGTAG
- a CDS encoding YraN family protein — MTAKHLEFGREGEAAAEAHLIAKGFAVVTRNYRARGGEVDLVCRDGDTVVFVEVKARGEGMRGRPEEAVTPAKRRRIVRAAAQFLSERDWWDRPCRFDVVAVESRSGHLTASHVADAFSLEDAGPAGGLFQPW, encoded by the coding sequence ATGACCGCCAAGCATCTCGAATTCGGCCGCGAAGGCGAAGCCGCCGCCGAGGCGCATCTCATCGCCAAGGGCTTTGCCGTTGTGACACGCAATTACCGGGCGCGCGGGGGCGAAGTGGATCTGGTGTGCCGCGACGGCGACACCGTGGTCTTCGTGGAGGTCAAGGCGCGCGGGGAGGGGATGCGCGGTCGGCCCGAGGAGGCCGTCACCCCGGCCAAGCGGCGGCGCATTGTGCGGGCGGCGGCGCAGTTTTTGTCCGAGCGCGACTGGTGGGACCGGCCGTGCCGGTTTGACGTGGTGGCCGTGGAGAGCCGAAGCGGCCACCTGACGGCCAGTCATGTGGCCGACGCCTTCAGTCTTGAGGACGCCGGCCCGGCCGGCGGCTTGTTTCAGCCCTGGTGA